Proteins from a single region of Methanotorris igneus Kol 5:
- a CDS encoding endonuclease NucS domain-containing protein: MEEYTMAYFLISVSNKENLKLCMKYKMAGFTNSVNGFWTFVEVDEGDYISFLYGARVYNLYKVIKKVVLKNANKYGPWSPITFKSGNTYYFPFRLHLQLVRKFEESMVRQEFAYVAENLLLRGGYRKTHFQADEVTFYQVSQMGEKVNDDSRDFEYYPPDDVFTPKITFNNKLQVIPEVFSFKELILQSLVRKFLSKNRDIFCKILQKMGIDGKPQDFEILGEKALPEGHVDIFIKEKHPKGTSKKIVIEVKRNSAKNEDFEQLKKYMDELGNECMGGILIAKSFSKRLSIPQENILCLTYKFENVGRNNLYTYDELLTRLQLQFLERWRK, translated from the coding sequence ACCATGGCATATTTCTTAATTTCGGTATCTAACAAGGAGAATCTCAAGTTATGTATGAAGTACAAAATGGCAGGTTTTACCAATAGTGTTAATGGGTTCTGGACGTTTGTAGAAGTTGATGAGGGAGACTATATATCATTTCTTTACGGAGCTCGAGTTTACAATCTTTACAAAGTTATTAAAAAGGTGGTATTAAAAAATGCTAACAAATATGGGCCGTGGTCACCAATAACATTTAAGTCAGGAAATACCTACTATTTTCCATTTAGACTACATTTGCAACTGGTGAGAAAATTTGAAGAGTCAATGGTTCGACAAGAGTTTGCATACGTTGCTGAAAACCTGCTTTTAAGAGGCGGATATCGAAAAACACACTTCCAAGCAGATGAGGTGACATTTTACCAGGTATCTCAAATGGGAGAAAAAGTTAATGATGACTCAAGAGATTTTGAATATTATCCACCAGATGATGTATTTACCCCAAAGATAACTTTCAATAATAAGTTGCAGGTTATTCCTGAGGTCTTCTCTTTTAAAGAACTAATTCTTCAATCGCTTGTTAGAAAATTTTTAAGCAAAAATAGGGACATTTTCTGTAAAATACTGCAAAAGATGGGCATTGATGGTAAACCCCAAGATTTCGAGATTTTAGGAGAAAAAGCATTGCCTGAGGGGCATGTAGATATTTTTATCAAGGAAAAACATCCAAAAGGGACATCCAAAAAGATTGTAATAGAAGTAAAAAGAAATTCAGCCAAAAATGAAGATTTTGAGCAACTCAAAAAGTATATGGATGAATTAGGTAACGAATGTATGGGAGGTATACTAATAGCAAAATCCTTTTCTAAAAGACTTTCAATTCCACAAGAAAATATATTATGTTTAACATACAAATTTGAAAATGTTGGGAGAAACAATTTGTATACTTACGATGAACTTTTAACTAGACTACAATTACAATTTTTAGAACGGTGGAGAAAATGA
- a CDS encoding ABC transporter substrate-binding protein, translated as MRWNLYLVCLSILLFFVVTCGCFENEGYEGEIKTIKPGVLTVGIVNYNVPPFVFEKDGKLTGFDVELITEISRRLGLKPEFKRYDFHLLLPLIKANEIDCAISAISITQKRKQEVSFSRPYFETGEIIVVRSDDNRIKRDADLRGKKVGVIKGTTCEELAISISKSAPLTIVKYRDVDKMLDDLKNGEIDAIIYDEILVDGVIKERPYFKKVGRRLTSEYYGIAVNKNNEALLNAINEALFEMEKDGTYMKLYNKWFGNFTQK; from the coding sequence ATGAGGTGGAATTTGTATTTAGTATGTTTATCAATATTGCTATTCTTTGTTGTAACATGTGGATGTTTCGAAAATGAAGGGTACGAGGGAGAGATTAAGACAATAAAACCGGGGGTTTTGACTGTTGGGATTGTAAACTATAATGTTCCTCCCTTTGTATTCGAAAAGGACGGGAAATTAACGGGTTTTGATGTTGAGTTAATAACTGAAATTTCCAGACGGCTGGGATTGAAACCAGAATTTAAAAGATACGATTTTCATTTGTTGTTGCCTTTAATAAAAGCAAATGAGATTGATTGTGCAATATCTGCTATAAGTATAACCCAAAAAAGGAAACAGGAAGTTTCATTTTCAAGGCCTTACTTTGAAACAGGAGAAATTATTGTTGTAAGAAGTGACGATAATCGCATAAAAAGAGATGCTGATTTGAGAGGTAAAAAGGTTGGGGTTATAAAAGGTACAACATGTGAAGAGTTGGCAATATCAATTTCAAAAAGTGCTCCTCTAACTATCGTTAAATATAGGGATGTAGATAAGATGCTTGATGATTTAAAAAATGGAGAGATAGATGCTATAATATACGATGAAATTTTAGTTGATGGTGTAATAAAAGAAAGACCTTACTTCAAAAAAGTTGGTCGTAGATTAACAAGTGAATACTATGGAATAGCAGTAAATAAAAATAATGAAGCCCTTCTTAATGCAATTAATGAAGCATTATTTGAAATGGAAAAAGATGGGACATATATGAAATTGTATAATAAGTGGTTTGGAAATTTCACACAAAAATAA
- a CDS encoding 50S ribosomal protein L15e, whose protein sequence is MGIYKYIRDAWKRPKDSYVKQLLWERMQQWRREPAVVRIERPTRLDRARSLGYKPKQGIIVVRVRVRRGGLRKSRPTGSKKPATLGVNKITMGKSIQRIAEERAARKYPNMEVLNSYWVGEDGKYKWYEVILVDPHHPAIKADKNLNWICTGKHKGRVFRGLTSAGKKGRGLRNKGKGAEKVRPSIKAHGRRGK, encoded by the coding sequence ATGGGAATTTATAAGTATATTAGGGATGCTTGGAAAAGACCAAAGGATAGTTATGTCAAGCAGTTATTATGGGAAAGAATGCAACAATGGAGAAGAGAGCCAGCAGTTGTAAGAATTGAGAGGCCTACAAGATTAGATAGGGCAAGAAGCTTAGGATACAAACCAAAACAAGGAATTATTGTTGTAAGGGTTAGAGTAAGAAGAGGTGGATTGAGAAAATCAAGACCAACAGGTTCAAAGAAACCTGCAACATTAGGGGTTAACAAAATAACAATGGGTAAGTCCATCCAAAGAATTGCTGAAGAAAGAGCTGCAAGAAAATATCCAAACATGGAAGTCCTCAACTCCTACTGGGTTGGGGAAGACGGTAAATACAAATGGTACGAAGTTATCTTGGTTGACCCACACCACCCAGCAATCAAAGCAGATAAGAACTTGAACTGGATTTGCACAGGAAAACACAAAGGTAGAGTATTCAGAGGTTTAACATCTGCTGGTAAGAAGGGTAGAGGATTGAGAAACAAAGGTAAAGGTGCTGAGAAAGTAAGGCCAAGTATAAAAGCACACGGAAGAAGAGGTAAATAA
- the rpsB gene encoding 30S ribosomal protein S2: MAENNNMLVPLDTYLASGIHIGTQQKTEDMKKFIYRVRSDGLYVLDVRKTDERLKLAAKFLAKYEPEDILAVSRRIYTMGPLEKFGQVTGIRTIPGRFVPGTLTNPAYKGFLEPEVLFLSDPRVDRQALKEAIEIGIPIVGLCDTEHLTSFIDFVIPTNNKGRKAVALIYYLMAKEYLKNRGVISSDDEVSFTYEEFLERATNVKVRIIVPQVKGKRKRKKKK; the protein is encoded by the coding sequence ATGGCGGAAAACAACAACATGTTAGTACCATTAGACACCTATTTAGCGTCAGGTATCCATATTGGAACCCAGCAAAAAACAGAAGACATGAAAAAGTTCATTTACAGAGTTAGATCAGACGGGTTGTACGTTTTAGATGTAAGAAAAACAGACGAAAGATTAAAGTTAGCAGCGAAGTTCTTAGCAAAATATGAACCAGAAGACATATTGGCAGTTTCAAGAAGAATTTACACAATGGGTCCATTAGAAAAATTCGGACAAGTTACAGGAATCAGAACAATTCCAGGAAGGTTTGTCCCAGGAACATTAACAAACCCAGCATACAAAGGGTTCTTAGAACCAGAAGTTTTATTCTTAAGTGATCCAAGAGTCGATAGGCAAGCATTAAAAGAAGCAATTGAAATAGGCATTCCAATCGTTGGTTTATGTGACACAGAGCATTTAACATCATTCATTGACTTCGTAATTCCAACAAACAACAAAGGTAGAAAGGCAGTAGCATTGATATACTACTTAATGGCAAAAGAATACTTGAAGAACAGAGGAGTTATAAGTAGCGATGATGAAGTTTCATTCACATATGAAGAGTTCTTAGAAAGGGCAACAAATGTAAAAGTAAGAATCATCGTCCCACAAGTAAAAGGTAAGAGAAAAAGGAAAAAGAAAAAATAA
- a CDS encoding HVO_0476 family zinc finger protein — translation MEHFECPVCEELTPHEILKSKESKKHAKYIVKCLECNTIHEVEFSVKLKDVSVIISRYDESERKIIQLPMGEVVKVGEELEVDGERIEVTTIDTDDGKRVSSSKVDDIKTIWAKSLDIPKKLGISINDGRRTYSVYIFVPMDYVFEVGNVYRINNGFFRVKLIKAEKGHVKRDVAKNIKRVYADLIKPTRRYIDLTEYLPDIEEE, via the coding sequence ATGGAACATTTTGAATGCCCTGTTTGTGAGGAATTAACTCCTCACGAAATATTAAAATCAAAAGAATCAAAAAAACATGCTAAATATATTGTCAAATGCTTAGAATGCAACACGATTCATGAAGTGGAATTCAGCGTAAAATTAAAAGATGTTAGTGTGATTATAAGTAGATACGATGAATCCGAGAGAAAAATAATCCAATTACCAATGGGTGAAGTTGTTAAAGTTGGTGAAGAATTAGAAGTTGATGGGGAAAGAATTGAAGTTACTACAATAGACACCGATGATGGCAAAAGAGTTTCCTCATCAAAAGTTGACGATATCAAAACAATATGGGCAAAATCCTTAGATATCCCAAAAAAATTAGGTATTTCAATAAATGACGGAAGAAGAACATACTCTGTATATATCTTTGTTCCAATGGATTACGTATTTGAAGTGGGTAATGTATATAGGATTAATAATGGGTTTTTTAGGGTTAAGTTAATAAAAGCCGAAAAAGGACATGTCAAAAGAGATGTTGCTAAAAACATAAAAAGAGTATATGCGGACTTAATAAAACCTACAAGAAGATATATCGACTTGACTGAATACCTCCCAGACATTGAAGAAGAATAA
- a CDS encoding 30S ribosomal protein S3ae produces the protein MAKMKARTVKGRKAKDTWKTKVWYNIYTAQEFGGVLIGQTPASDPSLVIGRVAEVSLRDLTNDPTKHMIRVYFKIYGVSGTNAVSQFVGHDTTREYLKSQIRRRRSKIDAIVDVRTKDGYKIRVKAITLTAVRARARQKTAIRKKMMEIIKAMSEEKTFPEYVQAMLMGEMANRIHEECKKIFPLKSVMIYKSEVLEFGKKENEGFVEEAKEEEQKEEVKEEQKEVVEAAE, from the coding sequence ATGGCAAAAATGAAAGCAAGAACTGTCAAAGGAAGAAAGGCAAAAGATACATGGAAAACTAAGGTATGGTACAACATCTACACAGCTCAGGAATTTGGTGGGGTTTTAATTGGACAAACACCAGCAAGCGATCCATCATTAGTCATTGGTAGAGTTGCAGAGGTAAGTTTGAGGGACTTAACAAACGACCCAACAAAACACATGATTAGAGTTTACTTCAAAATATATGGAGTTAGTGGAACAAACGCTGTCTCCCAATTCGTTGGGCATGACACAACAAGAGAATACTTAAAATCACAAATTAGAAGAAGAAGAAGTAAAATTGATGCTATCGTTGATGTCAGAACAAAAGATGGATACAAGATCAGAGTCAAAGCAATAACATTAACAGCAGTAAGAGCAAGAGCAAGACAAAAAACAGCGATTAGAAAGAAAATGATGGAAATTATAAAAGCAATGTCAGAAGAGAAAACATTCCCAGAATATGTTCAAGCAATGTTAATGGGAGAAATGGCAAACAGAATCCACGAAGAATGTAAGAAAATCTTCCCATTGAAGAGTGTCATGATATACAAATCAGAGGTTTTAGAGTTCGGTAAAAAAGAAAATGAAGGATTTGTAGAAGAAGCAAAAGAAGAAGAGCAAAAAGAAGAAGTAAAAGAAGAACAAAAAGAAGTTGTTGAAGCTGCAGAATAA
- a CDS encoding ASKHA domain-containing protein → MCKITYIMEDGTKKSVVVDKGTTILEGAINAGIYLDAPCGTGKCGKCKVLIEEGLENIEEISIVDGNYALACIARVYGDVVVKIPNFEGVVCKSISGYSSPSIIPDINIKKISTTVSESSNYNLTLKAIVKLNSMNLSDKVNLILKNNNVVNVEKDFSGIYGLSIDIGTTSVVVYLVDMCNGVVVDTISFLNPQRQFGADVISRIAYNNGDLLQKVLITELNNAISKLCSKNNIKMDNIYEVTVVGNTAMIHLFCGILPKNLATYPYVPTFKNSLYMPAKMVGLDLKNADVYTLPIIGGFVGADTVGAILSTEMHKKNEISLLIDIGTNGEIVLGNKEKLLTCSCAAGPAFEGVNIEHGTNAKEGAICKVKINEDCVYYETIGNKKPPIGICGSGIIDIMAELLRSGIVDKTGRFVGEHKNLRDNKFFIDDTIYFSQGDIREVQLAKGAIFAGIKILCHEYGIDIEDISKVYITGAFGCHIDVKNAKTIGLLPDLNNIIHIDNAAGRGAIMALLSEKIRNEANELAKNTKYIELSSHSNFETEFISALRFSK, encoded by the coding sequence ATGTGTAAAATTACTTATATCATGGAAGATGGAACAAAAAAGTCAGTGGTTGTTGATAAAGGTACCACAATACTTGAAGGAGCAATAAATGCTGGAATATATCTTGATGCCCCTTGTGGAACTGGAAAGTGTGGTAAATGTAAGGTTTTAATAGAAGAAGGTTTAGAAAATATTGAAGAAATCAGCATTGTAGATGGTAACTATGCATTGGCATGTATTGCAAGAGTTTATGGAGATGTGGTGGTAAAAATCCCTAATTTTGAAGGAGTGGTTTGTAAAAGCATTAGCGGATATTCATCTCCCTCAATAATCCCAGACATCAACATAAAAAAAATTAGCACAACAGTATCGGAATCATCTAACTATAATTTAACCTTAAAAGCAATAGTTAAACTTAACTCTATGAATTTATCAGATAAAGTAAATCTAATATTAAAAAATAATAATGTTGTTAATGTAGAAAAAGATTTTTCAGGGATATATGGTCTTTCAATCGATATTGGGACCACATCTGTGGTAGTTTATCTTGTTGATATGTGTAATGGTGTAGTTGTAGATACAATTTCCTTTTTAAATCCTCAAAGACAATTTGGAGCAGATGTAATTTCAAGGATAGCATATAATAACGGAGATTTACTGCAAAAAGTGCTTATAACAGAACTAAATAATGCCATATCAAAACTGTGTTCTAAAAATAATATAAAAATGGATAATATCTATGAAGTTACTGTTGTGGGTAATACTGCCATGATACACCTTTTTTGTGGAATACTTCCAAAAAATCTTGCAACATATCCATATGTCCCAACCTTTAAAAATTCATTATATATGCCTGCAAAGATGGTGGGGTTGGATCTAAAAAATGCAGATGTTTACACATTACCAATAATAGGAGGATTTGTTGGTGCAGATACTGTTGGGGCAATATTATCTACAGAAATGCATAAGAAAAATGAAATAAGTCTTCTTATAGACATAGGTACAAATGGAGAAATTGTATTGGGAAATAAGGAGAAGTTATTAACTTGTTCATGTGCAGCAGGTCCAGCATTTGAAGGGGTTAATATTGAACATGGGACCAATGCTAAAGAAGGAGCAATATGTAAGGTAAAGATAAATGAAGATTGTGTATATTATGAGACCATAGGTAATAAGAAACCTCCAATAGGTATTTGTGGATCAGGAATAATAGATATTATGGCTGAACTTTTAAGATCTGGAATAGTTGATAAAACTGGAAGGTTTGTTGGAGAGCATAAAAATCTAAGAGATAATAAGTTTTTTATTGATGATACTATTTATTTCTCTCAGGGAGATATTAGAGAAGTGCAGCTTGCAAAAGGAGCAATATTTGCGGGTATTAAAATCTTATGTCATGAGTACGGCATTGACATTGAGGATATATCAAAAGTTTATATTACAGGAGCATTTGGTTGTCATATAGATGTTAAAAATGCTAAGACTATAGGTCTTCTACCTGATCTAAATAATATAATCCATATAGATAATGCTGCAGGAAGAGGTGCAATAATGGCTTTACTTTCTGAAAAAATTAGAAATGAAGCTAATGAATTGGCTAAAAATACAAAATATATAGAGTTGAGTAGTCATAGCAATTTTGAGACTGAATTTATATCTGCCCTTAGGTTTTCAAAATAA
- a CDS encoding uroporphyrinogen decarboxylase family protein: MIDIEEEVKNRTLIAPMGGCYIAKLYGCGKKHYFCRNGEIFGKALCKAKEYFGYDIIHLSSDIYVEVEAMGLYSWSCIYKEYGKMNENFDIDSLTINLNSGRVSEYRKAIEYCNSKNNTVFVSVSAPFTLAAIIRGIDRFMIDLIKNKKFAKDLIKKTTEISKIVIEDIKDIAYPFVVDAVASSSLISPEFYREFAFKPVKKVLKLCDFPILHMCGDINPILDDIKKTGSKVISFDDNLEISKAFEVFNDLIVFGNINPSMMYHSNVDWVKTEVKKCMESKTGDYILSTGCSIPVGTPKENLKTLVRYGRCYDV; this comes from the coding sequence ATGATTGATATTGAAGAGGAAGTGAAAAATAGAACTTTAATAGCTCCTATGGGCGGATGTTATATTGCAAAACTTTATGGATGTGGGAAAAAACATTATTTTTGTAGAAATGGGGAAATTTTTGGTAAAGCACTTTGTAAGGCAAAAGAATATTTTGGTTATGATATAATACATCTATCTTCAGATATATATGTTGAAGTAGAAGCTATGGGGTTGTACAGTTGGAGCTGTATATATAAGGAATACGGAAAAATGAATGAAAACTTTGACATAGATAGTTTAACAATTAATTTAAATAGTGGAAGAGTTTCAGAATATAGAAAAGCGATTGAATACTGTAACTCAAAAAATAACACTGTATTTGTAAGTGTAAGTGCTCCATTTACTCTTGCAGCAATTATAAGAGGTATAGATAGATTCATGATAGACTTAATAAAAAATAAAAAATTTGCTAAGGATTTGATTAAAAAAACTACAGAAATTTCTAAGATTGTGATAGAAGATATAAAAGATATAGCATACCCTTTTGTGGTAGATGCAGTAGCATCATCATCACTTATTAGTCCCGAATTTTATAGAGAATTTGCTTTTAAACCTGTAAAAAAAGTATTAAAATTATGCGATTTTCCAATATTGCACATGTGTGGGGACATAAACCCAATATTGGATGATATTAAAAAAACGGGTTCAAAAGTTATAAGTTTTGATGATAACTTGGAAATTTCCAAAGCTTTTGAAGTTTTTAATGATTTAATTGTTTTTGGAAATATTAATCCTTCAATGATGTATCATTCCAATGTAGATTGGGTAAAAACGGAAGTAAAGAAATGTATGGAATCTAAAACTGGAGATTACATATTATCTACAGGATGTAGTATTCCCGTAGGTACTCCAAAAGAAAATTTGAAAACATTAGTACGTTATGGAAGGTGTTATGATGTGTAA
- a CDS encoding uroporphyrinogen decarboxylase family protein: MTPKERIDSVLSGGGNVPSTFIASPIFLNRHIKDSKNLANFYLELYKKYRPDLITIIHENTYLEIQALKILRRKIKDTYITVSLNCPISYLSATDDNFMVNLYLKKEEIHSKIYNYVEFLKDNIRTIIENDGIPFLGDPTAPFIGPKMYKEFGIPYLKKIFKFIKSFGIPTFLHICGELSPIIEQLKNLDIDVLSFEDSLNVVGTLDCVLMGNVKPKDMLNGNIDSQIHYILKNRKKQHILSTGCELLPNTPEKNIIKLINSRVDYD; the protein is encoded by the coding sequence ATGACACCAAAAGAAAGAATAGACAGTGTTCTTTCAGGGGGAGGTAATGTTCCCTCTACATTTATAGCCAGTCCAATTTTTTTAAACCGTCATATAAAGGATAGTAAAAATTTGGCCAATTTCTATTTGGAACTATATAAAAAATATAGACCAGATTTAATAACAATTATACATGAAAATACATACTTAGAAATTCAAGCTTTAAAGATACTAAGAAGGAAAATAAAGGATACATATATCACAGTCTCTCTAAATTGTCCAATATCTTACCTATCTGCAACTGATGATAATTTTATGGTAAATCTTTATTTAAAAAAAGAAGAAATTCATTCAAAAATTTATAATTATGTAGAATTTCTTAAAGATAATATTAGAACAATTATTGAAAATGATGGGATTCCATTCTTAGGAGACCCTACTGCCCCATTTATTGGACCTAAGATGTATAAAGAATTTGGAATACCGTATTTAAAGAAAATATTTAAATTTATAAAATCATTTGGAATTCCTACATTTTTACATATTTGTGGAGAGTTATCTCCAATTATTGAACAATTAAAAAATTTAGATATTGATGTTCTAAGTTTTGAAGATAGTTTAAATGTTGTAGGAACCCTTGATTGTGTATTAATGGGTAATGTAAAACCTAAAGATATGCTAAATGGGAATATAGATAGTCAAATACATTACATTTTGAAAAATAGAAAAAAACAGCACATACTATCAACAGGTTGTGAGTTACTTCCCAATACGCCAGAAAAAAACATTATAAAATTAATTAATTCGAGGGTAGATTATGATTGA
- a CDS encoding uroporphyrinogen decarboxylase family protein — MIPKERLLGVITGSGIDRIPAVPLIGNFAGKISGYKVSEIARDGIKLAKAIEYTYKKMNPDLVTILTDLCIEAEAMGCELEYFDNDVPIVKKHVSLEEISIPDPEKDGRMPEFLKCIEYLVEKIGNEVFIGMCVPGPFTIAGNLHGTESMMMDLVMNPDVIKEEIKLATEASKLFINACMDRGAIPLICDPIASGSLISPKFYEEFALNPCKEIVKEIHKRGLPAILHICGDVNPILELMVKTGADFLSVDANVNLKEMKEKVGKNVGIIGNIDPGSTIYLGSKEDVLNECKKAIEYASDNPKGYILASGCEIPLASKEENVKAIVEAAELYGEVQ, encoded by the coding sequence ATGATTCCAAAAGAAAGACTTTTAGGAGTAATTACTGGAAGTGGAATTGACAGAATACCAGCAGTTCCACTTATTGGAAATTTTGCAGGGAAAATATCAGGATATAAAGTAAGTGAAATTGCAAGAGATGGAATTAAATTAGCAAAAGCCATAGAATACACATATAAAAAGATGAATCCAGATTTAGTAACTATATTAACAGATTTATGTATAGAAGCTGAAGCTATGGGCTGTGAATTGGAATATTTTGATAATGATGTTCCAATAGTTAAAAAACATGTATCCTTAGAAGAAATATCTATTCCTGATCCAGAAAAAGATGGAAGAATGCCAGAATTTTTAAAATGTATTGAATATCTTGTAGAAAAAATAGGAAATGAAGTATTTATAGGAATGTGTGTTCCAGGGCCATTTACAATAGCAGGAAATCTTCATGGAACAGAAAGTATGATGATGGATTTAGTGATGAATCCAGATGTAATTAAAGAGGAGATAAAGTTAGCAACAGAGGCTTCAAAATTATTTATAAATGCATGCATGGATAGAGGGGCCATTCCATTAATTTGTGATCCAATAGCATCTGGTTCTTTAATAAGTCCAAAATTTTATGAAGAGTTTGCATTAAATCCTTGTAAAGAAATTGTGAAAGAAATACACAAGCGCGGATTGCCTGCAATATTACACATTTGTGGAGATGTAAATCCAATTCTTGAGCTTATGGTTAAAACTGGCGCAGATTTCTTAAGTGTTGATGCAAATGTCAATTTAAAAGAAATGAAGGAGAAAGTAGGTAAAAATGTAGGAATAATTGGAAATATAGATCCTGGAAGCACCATATATCTTGGAAGCAAAGAAGATGTTCTCAATGAATGTAAAAAAGCAATAGAATATGCTTCAGATAATCCAAAAGGATATATCCTTGCATCAGGATGTGAAATACCCTTAGCATCTAAAGAAGAAAATGTAAAGGCCATAGTTGAGGCTGCAGAACTTTATGGAGAAGTCCAATAG
- a CDS encoding corrinoid protein produces MVSTDILNELSESVVNLDENRALKAANEALKAGIPAHIAIMDGLCKGMKIVGDKYEKKEYFVPEVLIASNVMNKAIDVLKPHVKLDKDDIPAKVVIGVVEGDIHEIGKNIVAMMLEAGGFEVHDLGRNVPCEKFVDYAIEINADIIVMSTMMTTTMYNMKKVIDVLKERGVRDKFIVMIGGGPVSSAFAKEIGADAYTDNANEALKVAKELYKKRKGKNIKQ; encoded by the coding sequence ATGGTGAGTACAGATATTTTAAATGAACTTTCAGAATCTGTTGTAAATTTAGATGAAAATAGGGCGTTAAAAGCCGCAAATGAAGCACTAAAAGCAGGTATTCCTGCACATATAGCAATAATGGATGGATTGTGTAAAGGGATGAAAATTGTAGGAGACAAGTATGAAAAAAAGGAATATTTTGTTCCTGAAGTATTAATAGCTTCAAATGTAATGAATAAAGCAATAGATGTTCTAAAACCACATGTGAAATTGGATAAAGATGATATTCCAGCTAAGGTTGTGATAGGAGTTGTTGAAGGAGATATTCATGAAATTGGTAAAAATATTGTGGCAATGATGTTAGAAGCTGGAGGTTTTGAAGTTCATGATTTAGGTAGAAATGTGCCATGTGAAAAATTTGTTGATTATGCCATAGAGATTAATGCGGATATAATTGTAATGTCCACAATGATGACCACAACAATGTACAATATGAAAAAGGTTATTGACGTTTTGAAAGAAAGAGGAGTTAGGGACAAATTTATAGTGATGATAGGTGGGGGCCCAGTATCTTCTGCATTTGCAAAAGAAATTGGTGCAGATGCATACACAGACAATGCTAATGAGGCCTTAAAAGTAGCTAAAGAACTCTATAAAAAAAGAAAAGGAAAAAACATAAAACAATAA
- a CDS encoding pyridoxal-phosphate-dependent aminotransferase family protein — translation MKINTDKLLMIPGPTMVPAEVLNAMALPIIGHRTAEFGELLVDTTEKMKKVFQTKNDTYIITGSGTAAMDMAILNVIDKGDKVLNIVNGNFGERFAKITLAHKGESIKLENEWGDIAEPEAVKELLDKHDDIKAVTVVHNETSTGVKNPIEEIGKIVKDYDALYIVDTVSSLGGDYVDVDKFNIDICVTGSQKCLAAPPGLSAITVSEKAWEVIEKTEKKSLYLDLREYKKRYDEKKQTPYTPAVSLIYALNVALDLVLEEGLENRFKRHEKLARATRAGLEAMGIELFAKERARSVTVTSAYLPEGVEDKEFRGLLSKKYNVVIAGGQAHLSGKIFRIGHMGTAKEVHILATLGAIEMALKDLGVKVEGSGVEAAKEILME, via the coding sequence ATGAAAATAAACACAGACAAACTCTTGATGATTCCAGGGCCTACAATGGTTCCTGCAGAGGTTTTAAATGCAATGGCATTACCAATTATTGGGCACAGAACCGCTGAATTTGGAGAATTGCTTGTAGATACAACAGAAAAAATGAAAAAAGTCTTCCAAACAAAAAACGACACATACATAATAACTGGTTCAGGAACAGCGGCAATGGACATGGCTATTTTGAACGTTATTGACAAAGGAGATAAAGTATTGAACATTGTAAATGGAAACTTTGGTGAAAGGTTTGCAAAAATAACCTTAGCACACAAAGGAGAAAGCATTAAGTTGGAGAACGAATGGGGAGACATAGCAGAGCCTGAGGCAGTTAAAGAGCTTTTAGATAAGCATGATGATATTAAGGCAGTTACAGTTGTTCACAATGAAACTTCAACAGGAGTCAAAAACCCAATAGAAGAAATTGGTAAGATAGTTAAGGATTACGATGCATTGTATATTGTTGATACTGTCTCATCATTGGGAGGAGACTATGTTGATGTTGATAAATTCAACATTGATATTTGTGTGACTGGTTCACAAAAATGTCTTGCTGCTCCTCCAGGATTGAGTGCAATAACTGTAAGTGAAAAAGCATGGGAAGTTATTGAAAAAACTGAGAAGAAATCACTTTACTTAGACCTTAGAGAATACAAAAAGAGATACGATGAGAAAAAACAAACTCCATACACACCAGCAGTTTCATTAATATATGCATTAAATGTTGCATTGGATTTGGTTTTGGAGGAAGGATTAGAAAACAGATTCAAGAGACATGAAAAATTGGCAAGAGCTACAAGGGCTGGTTTAGAGGCAATGGGTATTGAATTGTTTGCAAAAGAAAGAGCAAGGTCAGTAACTGTTACCTCAGCGTACTTACCAGAAGGTGTTGAAGATAAGGAGTTTAGGGGCTTGTTATCAAAGAAATACAATGTAGTTATAGCAGGAGGACAGGCACACTTATCTGGAAAGATATTCAGAATTGGACATATGGGAACTGCTAAAGAAGTCCACATCTTAGCAACATTGGGAGCTATTGAAATGGCACTTAAGGATTTAGGTGTAAAAGTAGAAGGTAGTGGAGTAGAAGCAGCAAAAGAGATATTAATGGAGTAA